In Zea mays cultivar B73 chromosome 7, Zm-B73-REFERENCE-NAM-5.0, whole genome shotgun sequence, the following proteins share a genomic window:
- the LOC103633950 gene encoding uncharacterized protein has translation MMERENERAKLGLQPVNYHGKWPLKRASVFQEPLSAALSALTLVQFNGWLSFFLLLYYKLPLRPETHKTYYEYTGLWHIYGLLAMNSWFWSAIYHICDTIWTEKLYFSSDAAFLGYSLILTILRTSSLRDEASRVMVAAPILAFVTTHIMYLNFYELDKAMMQLLKGINSYRSSLKVPALSENKNTTCLAEQLARQFKGHECTNTFLDATIFAFWAKTSVDIEPKRIRLKSSSYTSNTMLDTVTTATVQVVTLLYGSKHATKRRLDMLEKKALECSEPTVPSSKQVFDEMPARAWQVFEMAS, from the exons ATGATGGAAAGGGAGAATGAAAGGGCAAAGCTTGGCCTCCAGCCTGTTAACTATCATGGAAAATGGCCTTTGAAGCGTGCCTCTGTGTTTCAG GAACCTTTATCTGCAGCTCTCTCTGCGCTTACTCTTGTGCAATTTAATGGGTGGCTATCATTTTTCCTCTTGCTTTATTATAAACTTCCTCTACGGCCAGAAACTCACAAGACATACTATGAATACACTGGCTTGTGGCACATCTATGGGCTCCTTGCCATGAATTCATGGTTCTGgagtgccatatatcacatttg TGACACAATTTGGACAGAAAAGCTATATTTTTCATCAGATGCTGCCTTTCTAGGGTATTCCCTCATTTTGACGATACTGCGGACTTCAAGTTTAAGAGACGAAGCATCTAGAGTTATGGTTGCCGCTCCTATTCTAGCATTTGTGACAACCCACATTATGTACCTCAACTTCTATGAACTTGACAAAG CAATGATGCAGCTCCTCAAGGGCATCAACAGCTACAGGTCCTCGCTCAAGGTCCCGGCGCTGTCCGAGAATAAGAACACGACGTGCCTGGCCGAGCAGCTCGCGAGGCAGTTCAAGGGGCACGAGTGCACCAACAC GTTTTTGGATGCAACTATATTTGCATTCTGGGCGAAGACATCAGTGGATATTGAACCAAAGAGAATTAGGCTGAAGTCAAGCAGTTATACTTCAAATACTATGCTTGACACTGTGACAACAGCAACAGTGCAG GTTGTAACATTGCTCTATGGCTCTAAACATGCTACGAAAAGGAGACTTGATATGCTAGAAAAGAAGGCTCTAGAGTGCAGCGAGCCCACTGTTCCATCCAGCAAGCAG GTGTTCGATGAAATGCCTGCCCGAGCCTGGCAAGTTTTTGAAATGGCAAGCTAA